In the genome of Leishmania braziliensis MHOM/BR/75/M2904 contig, possible fusion of chromosomes 20 and 34, one region contains:
- a CDS encoding serine/threonine protein phosphatase-like protein gives MSALDSDAVCYYLYDPKLVPPARSKYIRVVSELLAGYYDPSYVDNVNIMDILRGGTMEVVELCEDAKYVLSKEPTVLDLRVSEEDEFVFVGDIHGQFNDLLHSVLSVQLAKSTPVPPKCTNVATQPTQCIDDKKGNCEVDPPLFVTSAPTLSSSSASLSSSTAALCRHDDSNDFGTDAGKIVRFLFLGDYVDRGPRAVEVIVLLLALKIEYPKHVFLLRGNHEEAQTNRLYGFFNECRAKFLMVPRTCATMPDVKSKYVDVCASLIQRSPKNAAKENAGVEYHSSHEHLLHLGGMCTSQLAFDSASSRGNSSNTEAKSSLTDPDVDAWMSFNTTFRWLPLVAVVRCCAGLFFCTHGGLSPTLRRITQLDRLKRETYGTGLCETITPQLSSSCGVTGSPERSPPGAYGSPTSKRETNQIIDGLLWSDPSDHEAGCQVNVRGCGYSFGADVTRRFLDSNSGYAPSQPLLLQLEVNQEDEEEWGSCPGATPLGKDQHVESQRMHFIMRAHQCVKAGFQWNQEGLVVTLFSAPNYCGMNGNKGAIAILRGEAQAPGASIQLGFKVYDSYKPPLPIGGSQVTHSKSEQTKSGSNLSAAGGTPSRCPALPLRDRNIVNNPILEAYFGSIATPES, from the coding sequence ATGTCTGCACTCGACAGCGATGCTGTGTGCTACTACCTATATGACCCAAAGTTGGTTCCTCCGGCGCGCAGCAAGTACATCCGCGTCGTTTCGGAGCTGCTTGCCGGATACTATGACCCTTCTTACGTCGACAACGTCAATATTATGGACATTCTGCGCGGTGGGAcgatggaggtggtggagctgtGCGAGGATGCTAAGTACGTCCTCTCGAAGGAACCAACGGTGCTCGACTTGCGGGTGAGTGAAGAGGACGAGTTTGTGTTTGTAGGCGACATCCATGGCCAGTTCAACGACTTACTGCATAGTGTCTTGTCTGTTCAGCTGGCAAAGTCTACCCCAGTGCCGCCAAAGTGCACAAATGTCGCTACGCAGCCGACACAGTGCATAGATGACAAGAAGGGCAACTGTGAAGTGGATCCACCACTGTTCGTCACTTCAGCCCCGACGCTGTCTTCAtcctctgcgtctctgtcCTCTAGCACTGCCGCTCTGTGTCGCCACGACGACAGTAACGATTTCGGAACTGACGCGGGAAAGATAGTTCGGTTTTTGTTTCTCGGGGACTACGTTGACCGTGGCCCGCGCGCGGTGGAGGTAATTGTGCTTCTCCTGGCTCTCAAGATCGAATACCCGAAGCACGTCTTTCTCCTACGCGGCAATCACGAAGAGGCCCAGACCAACCGCCTGTATGGCTTCTTTAACGAGTGCCGTGCAAAGTTCCTTATGGTTCCACGCACCTGTGCCACCATGCCTGACGTAAAGTCGAAGTACGTTGAcgtgtgtgcctccctcATCCAGCGCTCACCGAAAAACGCTGCGAAGGAGAACGCGGGGGTGGAGTACCACAGTTCGCATGAACATCTTTTGCACCTGGGGGGAATGTGCACCTCCCAACTAGCTTTCGACTCTGCCAGCAGCCGAGGGAACAGTAGCAACACGGAGGCGAAGTCCTCCTTGACCGACCCCGATGTGGACGCGTGGATGTCGTTCAACACGACCTTTCGCTGGCTCCCGTTGGTGGCCgtcgtgcgctgctgcgcgggaTTATTTTTTTGCACACATGGGGGGCTGAGCCCGACTCTGCGCCGCATTACACAGCTAGACCGTCTTAAGCGCGAGACGTACGGCACCGGTCTCTGCGAGACGATCACGCCGcagctgagcagcagctgcggcgtgaCAGGCAGCCCGGAGCGGTCACCCCCTGGCGCCTACGGCAGTCCTACCTCGAAACGGGAGACGAACCAGATCATTGATGGCCTCTTGTGGTCCGACCCATCAGATCACGAGGCAGGGTGTCAGGTGAACGTGCGGGGGTGCGGCTACTCATTCGGCGCAGATGTCACGCGTCGCTTTCTCGACTCTAACAGCGGCTACGCCCCCTCACAGCCGCTTTTGCTGCAGCTAGAAGTGAATcaggaggatgaggaagagTGGGGCTCGTGTCCTGGAGCAACACCTCTAGGGAAGGATCAGCACGTCGAATCTCAGCGCATGCACTTTATCATGCGCGCCCACCAGTGCGTCAAGGCTGGGTTTCAGTGGAACCAGGAGGGGTTGGTGGTGACCTTGTTCTCTGCCCCAAATTACTGCGGCATGAACGGCAACAAAGGCGCCATTGCGATACTTCGCGGTGAGGCACAGGCGCCTGGTGCTTCGATTCAGCTCGGGTTCAAGGTGTACGATAGTTACAAGCCTCCCTTGCCCATCGGTGGATCGCAGGTGACTCATAGTAAGTCCGAGCAAACGAAGAGTGGAAGCAACCTGTCAGCGGCTGGCGGCACCCCGTCGCGCTGCCCAGCTCTCCCTCTGCGTGACCGAAACATCGTGAACAATCCCATTTTGGAGGCATACTTTGGGAGCATAGCAACTCCAGAAAGCTGA